A region of the Exiguobacterium aurantiacum DSM 6208 genome:
CATGACGAGACCAATCGACTGCGTCGAGCGGTTGGCAAGACTTCTCGCGTGGATGTTCGGATGGTACCCGAGTTCCTCCATCGAACTGCGCACGCGTTCTTTCGTTTTTTGACTGATCCGTGGACTGTTCGCGATGACGCGAGACACCGTCGACGGTGCGACGTTGGCGTGTTTCGCGACATCTTTAATCGTGACTTGCATGGTGCTCCCCCTTGCTTCCGTTAGTTCTAAGTTCCCTGACATCGATCAATTCGCGCTGCAGCGCCGCTTCCACATCACAAGTCCCGTCAAAAAGATTGGAATAGCGATGACGAGCAGGCCAATCGTCCACATGTTCACTTCCGATTCCTCGACGATGTAGGCGTTCGCGCTCTCACCGGCAAGTTTGATCGTGAACGTGCCACGTTTTTCAGTGACGAGTTGTGAGAACAGGAGACCGCGAAGGCGTGTGTCTTCACCGACTTCGCTTACCTCGAATTGAATCTCTCTGTCTTCTCCGTTCATATTGATGGCATATAAGGCGACATCATCGCCATTCCGGCGCTCGAACACGGCCATCCCGTCTTCGGACGCGAGCATTCGCTGTTCACCGGTTGCGAACACCGGATATTCGGCGCGCATCCGGTTCATCGTCGCGACGTATGCTTGCAAGTCCTCATTTCCAGGGAAATCGGTCATGTCGCGGTTCGCCGGATCGGCGCCACCTGTTTGGGCATTCTCCGTCCCTTGAAAGACGATCGGCATGCCTGGTGACGCATACAGGGCGAACAACCCGAGTCGTAAACGGCGTTCAGCCGACTCGGCGCCGCCACGTTCAGCGACGTGCATGAATCGTTCCACGTCATGGTTGTCGAGGAACGTCGCCATTTGGTTCGGGTCGTTGAAGAACGTCTGGGCGTAGCTTGCGGCGACATCGATCTCGTCGACGTTCGCCTGCTTTTGCGCCATCGTCTTGGCGACGCGGTCATAAAACGTAAAGTTCGTGATGCTGTTGAAGCCTAGGTCATCATATTCGGCGACATACTGCGGATTCGGGTCGAACACCTCGGCTAACAGATAAAAGTCTGGGTCGACCGCACGCACCGCTTCGACGAAATCTTCCCAAAACGGCTTGTCGACGTGACGGACCGTATCAAGGCGATAGCCGTCGATGCCGGTCTCTTCAATCCAGTACGTCGCTGCCTCGATCAAGTAGTCTTTCACTTCCGGGTCTTCGGTTTTAAAGTCTGGCAAGTCAAAGAGCCAATGTGTCTCGACTTGTTCTTGATCGTTCCATAAAACGATCGGTAACTCGTCATGGAACCAGTCTGGCTTCTCTTCGACCCAAGGATGACCCGGGCCGACGTGGTTGACGACGAAATCGAGGATGACTTTCATGTCTCGCTTATGCGCCTCGTCGACGAGTTCCTGTAAATCTTCTTTCGTCCCGAACTGCGGGTCGATCTCATAAAAATCTTTAATCCAATAGCCGTGGTAGCCGTCCGGCATATTCTCAAACACCGGCGTCAACCAGATGGACGTGAAACCGAGCGACTCGATGTAATCGAGCTTTTCAATGACGCCTCGAATATCTCCGCCATGGAAGGCTTTCGGGTCATCTTTGTCGACTTGGTCGTTGTTATCGGGATTTCCGTCAACGAACCGGTCGACCATAATAAAGTACATGCGTTCTTGTTCCCATGTTGCTGCTTCTTTCGCTCCGACAATTGTAGGAAACAAAAGAAGCGACAGGAGAACGAGCACGACGCCTCGCCTCATATCGCTTCCCCCTTAAGTGAGTATTATCCTTTCGTACCACCCGCAGTGAGACCCGAGACGAAGTAGCGTTGGAACATGAAGAACAAGAGCACGATTGGGAGGGCCGAAAGGACGGCGCCTGCCGCGAACAACGTGAAGTTGTTGTCGAACTCTCGAGAAATCATGTTAAAGAGACCAACCGCAAGTGTCTGTTTCTCCGGTGAACGAAGGACGAGCGATGCCAAGATAAAGTCGTTGAACGGGCCCATGAAGTTGAACAGGGCAATCGTTGCGACAATCGGCTTCGCGAGCGGCAAAATAATTTGCCAGAAGATACGAAGGTGACCGGCACCATCCATCCGAGCGGCTTCATCGAGCTCTTTCGGAATCGTATCGAAGTAACCTTTGGCGAGATACGTGTTCATCGGAATCGCCCCGCCGGCGTACAGCAGGATGAGCGCCGTATGCGTGTCAAGAAGACCGAGCATGTTCAGGAGCACGTAAATCGCGATGATGGCAACGAATTGCGGCACCATTTGCAAGACGAGGAACAAGATGAGCGAGTTCTTCCGTCCGACGAAACGATAACGCGAGAATACATAACCGGTGATCGTAACGAGAATGACCGCGAGTGCCATCGTGATGAAGGCAATCTTCAATGTATTCACATACCATAAACTATAATCTGAAATCGTTAGATCAAACAAGTTTTTATAGTGAATGAGCGTCGGATTGTCCGGAATGATTTTCGACGTGATCGTACGTCCCGGGTTGAACGACGTCCCCACTACCCAAAGCATCGGATAAAGGATGATGATCGACGCCAACGTCAAGATGACATAAGAGAGCGCCAGATTGATTCGTTTTTGTTTTTTCATATCAAATCATATCCTCGTCTTTGAAAGATTTTGTCCGACGGAACTGGATGACGGCAAGTGTCATGATGAAGAATGACAAGATGAGCGTGATCGCAGCCGCAAGTCCGTATTGCGGGTTGGCACCGAGAGACAATTTGTAAATCCATGAGATCAAGATGTCGGTACCGCCGGCCGTCTGTCCTGGCACAGCTGGTCCCCCACCGTTGAAGAGATAAATCAAGTTGAAGTTGTTGAAGTTGAACGTGAACTGCGTGATCAAGATCGGTGCTGTTGCGAACAAGAGCATCGGCAACGTGATCAAGCGGAACTTATCAAAGATTGTTGCGCCGTCAATCGTCGCGGCTTCATACAAGTCACCCGGGATCGACTGCAACACACCCGTCATGAGCGTCATGATGAACGGGAAGCCTAGCCACCACTGAATCAAGATGAGCGCGCTTCGCGTCGCCGTCGGGTCCGTCATCCAACTGATCGGGTCAAGCCCGAACGCCGGGAGGATCGTCGTGTTGAACACACCGAACGATTCGTTGAACATCGAACGGAAAATCAAGATCGTGATGAACGCCGGTACGGCCCATGACAAGATCAAAATCGAACGGAACAAGCGACGGAAACGGAGTCCTTCTTGGTTCAACAGAACCGCAAGGAAGATCCCGATCGCGATGACACCGACCGTTGAAGCGACCGTCCAGACGAGCGTCCAACCGAGGACGCTGACGAACGTATCACGCCAGATGTCGATTTGGAAGATGCTCGTGAAGTTGCTGAATCCGATCCACTCGACGAGTTTCGCCGGTGGTGCGTTATTGTAGCGGTAGTTCGTGAAAGCGATCAAGAACGTGAAGATGAGCGGTAAAACGACAGTGAAGACGAGCAAGATGAGTGACGGGATCAACATCAAGTATGGGAATCCGTGGTCACGCAAGTTGCGAAGCTGCACTTGGAACGTTGGCACGTTTAGGTGCTGATCACGAATGCGACCGACTCGGTATGCGTCACGAATGTTCCAGATGTAAAACGCAATCCCGAAGAACAGTAAGATTAATGCGACAATACCTTCTACCATCAAGAAGATGGAGTGGTCGTTACGAGGTCCTGCTACTTCGCCAAGCGTGATCAATCCCCAAAGGCCACCACGGTCGCCAGGTCCTGCGCCCGCGCCTTTGAAAAAGAGATCGTAGTTTACTGCGAAATAAGACATAATGACGATAAAGAAAGCGATCGCTTTCGCACGTTGATTGTTATAAAACTGTCCGGCTCCCGGAATGATCGAGAGTAATGCGGCGTTCCGGGCATGGTTGGTCGGTTTGTCCGGACGTTGATCCGGCGTGTTCGGTTTCGGAATTGAAGCCATCCTCAATTTCTCCTTTCAATTTGAGCAAATCAATCGAGCAAGCGTTTGCTCAATTCTAGAAAATGAGGGGGAACGCCAGTTGGCGTACCCCGTCATTTCAGTTCCTTATTGGTTGTTCGCTTGGATTTGTTGCTCGATGACTTTCACAGCATCGTCAGCTGATTTTTGTGCATCTTGCTTGCCAGTTGCAACGAGCTGAAGTGCTTGTGCCATTGGCTCCCAAACTTGTCCCATTTCAGGAATGTTAGGCATTGGGATCGCGTTTGTCGCTTGATCGAATACCGCTTTCGCTACTTCGTTCGACGTGATTGTCTCGTTCGACTCGAGTGCTGCTACTGGTGGGATTTCGTTGTATGTTTCAAACATTGCCAATGCGTTTTCTTCATTCGTCAACTCTTGAAGGAACTTTTCAGCCCACTCTTGGTTTTCTGTGTAAGCTGAAAGGGCATATGTTTTCACACCCATGAACGTCTTGATTGGCTCACCGTTCGGAAGTGTTGGCATTGGAGCCGCTCCGAGATTCACGCCTGCTTCTGTGTAACTAGCTACAGCCCATGGTCCGTTCATGACTGAATGAGCTTTCTTCTCAGTGAAGAGTTGGTCCATCGCTTGACCACCAGACTCTCCGATCAATCCTTTAGGGAAGAGACCTTCTTCGTACCATTTACCGATGTATTCGAATCCTTCAACCGCGCCTTCGTTGTTCAAACCGATATCCGTTGGGTCGAGTGCGCCACCGTCCTCTTTGAACACGTATCCGCCGAATCCAGCGACAACACCATGTGCGAAGTAGAAGTTATCCCAAAGTGCGAGGAATCCGTACTGTCCGTCAGCTTTCACATCGTTTGATAACTTGTAAAGGTCGTCCATAGATGCTGGAGCTTCAGCCAGCAAGTCTTTGTTGTACATGAGAACTGGTGTCTCAACTGATTTTGGATATCCGTAAGCTTGACCATCGAACATGACAGCTGATTTCGCAGAGTCTGTGAACGCGTCAAGTGATCCTTCGTCAGCGATTGGAGCCAAGTGACCTTGGTCTACGATTGTACCGATCTGGTCGTGTGGTATGAGCACGATGTCTGGACCTTTTCCAGCCGGACCGTCAAGCGCAAGCTTGTCTTTTTGGTCTGTCATCTGTACTTCGACAACTTCAACTTTTACGCCATGCTCTTCTTCGAACGCCTTCGCAACTTCTTTCGTTGTTTCAGACTTGTCGTTGTCTTCCCAGATGACGATCTTTTCAGGTTTGTTCTCGCTTGAAGAACCACCTTCATTCGTCGAACCGTTGTCCGTACCGCCACCACATGCAGCAAGTGCACCAAATGCGAATACTGCTGTTGAAAGTCCTGCTACCATCTTTTTCATCTTCATGATGAAAAACCTCCCCAAGGAAATTAGTATGGTCAGATTTGCGCAACCGCGCTGAACGACTGATTTTATTCAAATCCGCTACGAAATCAGTCGCTCAGTGAAAACGTTTGCATCCTCACCTCAATTTTTATTATACAGTTGTGTAAGCGTTTTACAAGTCTTTTTTTTAGGATTTTTTCTTGCCGTTAACCCATTTATCTCTTTTTTAATTTTTTGTCGTCGTTTCTTCAATAATTATCGTGATGTACGATTGACAAAATGTAAACGCTTTATTAACCTTTGCTTGAGCAAACGTTTTCGCAACTGTTGTTTCATTTCAGAATCGACAGTGTAAAATGGTTATATCCCCAATAGAGAAAGGAACGATTTCACTTGATCAAAGAAGCTATTTACCATCGCGCCATGTCCCCTTTCGTTTACAAGTATGACCGGGAGACGATTCACATTCGTTTTCATACAAAAAGAAATGATATCCAATCGGTTGACTTAATTTGGAACGATCCTTACGACTGGCACTCGGAAGATCCGGCCATGTGGAACTTCGACCCGGACAAGCCGAGCTTCTGGCGGACGTTCGAGACACCGATGGAAAAAATCGGCCACGATGACCAATACGACTATTGGTTCATCGCCGTCAAACCTCCTTTCCGTCGTCTCCGCTACGGTTTCCGTCTTCATGACGGTAATGAGACGGCCGTATTCACAGAGAAAGGCTGGTTCGAAGACAAACCGCTCGACGATACCGGTTACTACTTCTGTGTCCCGTTCATCAATCCGATCGACATCTTCCACGCCCCGTCTTGGGTGAAAGACACGGTATGGTATCAAATCTTCCCGGACCGCTTCGGAAATGGTGACCCGTCGCTCAATCCAGAAGAGACGCTTCCATGGAACAGCACCGAGCCGACAATCACAAACTTCTTCGGTGGGGATTTCCAAGGGGTCATCGACCATATCGACCATCTCGTCGACCTTGGCATTACCGGTATTTATTTCTGCCCGATCTTTAAAGCGACGACGAACCATAAGTACGATACGCTCGATTATATGGAAATCGATCCTCAGTTCGGGACGAAAGAGAAATTTAAAGAACTCGTCGATTTGCTTCATGCGAATGGCATCAAAGTCATGCTTGACGCTGTGTTCAACCATGTCGGTTACCATCATCCGTGGTTCCAAGACGTCGTCGAGAACGGTTCCCACTCGGAGTATCGGGATTGGTTCTACTTGCGCGACTTCCCGATCGAGACGACGCCGAAGCCGAACTACGACACGTTCGCGTTCGAGAAGAATATGCCAAAAATCAACACCGAGCATCCTGCGCTCAAAGCTTACTTATTAGAAGTCGCCCGTTATTGGGTCGAGGAGTTCGGCATTGACGGCTGGCGTCTAGACGTCGCCAACGAAGTCGACCACGCGTTCTGGCGAGACTTCCGTCGCACCGTGAAACAAGCGAACCCGGACGCCTACATCCTCGGTGAGATTTGGCATGACGCCCAACCGTGGCTTCAAGGCGATCAGTTCGATGCGGTCATGAACTACCCGTTCACGAACGCGAGCTTGAACTATTTCGCGCTCGACCGGACGACGGCATCACAGTTCCGCGACGAGTTGACGCGCGTCGAGATGATGAACACGATGAACGTGAACGAAGTGACGTTCAACTTGATCGACTCTCACGACACGCCGCGTGCCCTCACCCGGGCGAAAGGCCATAAAGGCAAGTTCAAACTCCTCATGACATCGATGCTCACGTATACGGGCAGTCCATGTATTTACTATGGAGATGAGATCGGACTTGAAGGTGAACAAGACCCGGGCTGCCGCCGCTGCATGCCATGGGACGAAGAACAAGAAGACCGTGAGTTGTTCCGTTTCACGAAGAAATTGATTCAACTGCGTAAAGATCACCCGGTACTTGCCAATTCAGGCACGTATCGCTTCAACCTTGTCGATGACGAAGACAACGCCCTCATCATCGAGCGTTGCACGAAAGACGAGACGTATTTGATATACTTCAATAACTCAGACACGACGTCGGTACTCAACCCGCTCGGCCATACAGGAAGCGCTTACGACTTGCTCAACGACCGCGATTTGGACTCGCTCGAAGTCGAACTTGCCCCGTACGGAACAGCGATTTTGAAGATGAAATGATATTCCTCAAACACCTGCTTCGGCGGGTGTTTTTTTGTTGAAAATAATTTACCAAATCCCTTTCTTTTTCATTTCAAAAGGAGTAACATGACATTTGTGAATTTTAAATCGTAAATATTTCATAGAGAGAATTGTAGAAACAAGGGAGAATACACATGCCGAACAAAGACACCGAACAGCTCAGTTTATTTAAAATATCGTGGCCGATTTTCATCGAGCTCGCGCTCCATATGGGGACCGGGATCATCGCCACGCTCATGCTCGCCCATTATTCCGATGCCGCCGCCTCCGCGGTCGGGGTCGCCAACCAACTGTTGAACGTCTTCTTGATCGTCTTCAGCGTCACCTCGGTCGGAGCGACCATTTTGATCGGTCAAGCGATCGGTGCCGGCCGGATGAAGAAGAGCCGGGACTTCGCTCGTTCCGCCGTCAGCCTGAACATGTGGCTCGGCGTCGTCATGGTGACGGTCGTCTTCTTGTTCGGTGAGACATTCCTTCGTCTCTTCGGTTTGTCCGACGAGCTGTTCGCTCACGGTCTGTTGTTCTTACAGATCGTCGGTCTGTCCCTTTTCACCGAAGCGCTCATCATGGCATTGAGTGCCGTGTTGCGTAGCCACGGTATGACGAAACATGCCATGCTCGCGACGCTCCTCATCGACGTCATCACGGCGATCGGGGCGATGCTTGCCGTCACGGGCTGGTTCGGCCTGCCGGTGACCGGCGTCGCTGGTGTCGCTTGGGCCATCGTCATCGCCCGCTTCGCGGCGATGGTGCTCTTGTTCTGGATCGTCAAACGGCGTCTCATGCTCCGTTTCCCGATCAAAGAATTGATTCGTCCGCAAGGTGACGACATCAAGGCGCTCCTCCAAATCGGAGTGCCGTCCGCCGGTGAGAACTTGTCATATCAGTTCTCCCAAATCATCATCACCGGGTTCATCGCCACGATGGGAGAAGCGTCCCTGGCCGCCCGTGTGTACGTCATGAACTTGTCGATGCTCGCTTTCCTCTTCACTGTCGCCATCGCACAAGGGACACAGTTGCTCATCGCCCGGGACATCGGCGGGAAACGGTTCAAGGAAGCCTACACTCGTGCTGTCCGGACGCTGAAGATCGCCATGTTCTCTTCACTCGTCGCGTCGCTCGGCCTCGCCGTCTTCGGGAAGTCGTTGCTCGGCTTGTTCACCTCGAACCCGGATAT
Encoded here:
- a CDS encoding alpha-amylase family glycosyl hydrolase encodes the protein MRRGVVLVLLSLLLFPTIVGAKEAATWEQERMYFIMVDRFVDGNPDNNDQVDKDDPKAFHGGDIRGVIEKLDYIESLGFTSIWLTPVFENMPDGYHGYWIKDFYEIDPQFGTKEDLQELVDEAHKRDMKVILDFVVNHVGPGHPWVEEKPDWFHDELPIVLWNDQEQVETHWLFDLPDFKTEDPEVKDYLIEAATYWIEETGIDGYRLDTVRHVDKPFWEDFVEAVRAVDPDFYLLAEVFDPNPQYVAEYDDLGFNSITNFTFYDRVAKTMAQKQANVDEIDVAASYAQTFFNDPNQMATFLDNHDVERFMHVAERGGAESAERRLRLGLFALYASPGMPIVFQGTENAQTGGADPANRDMTDFPGNEDLQAYVATMNRMRAEYPVFATGEQRMLASEDGMAVFERRNGDDVALYAINMNGEDREIQFEVSEVGEDTRLRGLLFSQLVTEKRGTFTIKLAGESANAYIVEESEVNMWTIGLLVIAIPIFLTGLVMWKRRCSAN
- a CDS encoding sugar ABC transporter permease is translated as MKKQKRINLALSYVILTLASIIILYPMLWVVGTSFNPGRTITSKIIPDNPTLIHYKNLFDLTISDYSLWYVNTLKIAFITMALAVILVTITGYVFSRYRFVGRKNSLILFLVLQMVPQFVAIIAIYVLLNMLGLLDTHTALILLYAGGAIPMNTYLAKGYFDTIPKELDEAARMDGAGHLRIFWQIILPLAKPIVATIALFNFMGPFNDFILASLVLRSPEKQTLAVGLFNMISREFDNNFTLFAAGAVLSALPIVLLFFMFQRYFVSGLTAGGTKG
- a CDS encoding carbohydrate ABC transporter permease, whose product is MASIPKPNTPDQRPDKPTNHARNAALLSIIPGAGQFYNNQRAKAIAFFIVIMSYFAVNYDLFFKGAGAGPGDRGGLWGLITLGEVAGPRNDHSIFLMVEGIVALILLFFGIAFYIWNIRDAYRVGRIRDQHLNVPTFQVQLRNLRDHGFPYLMLIPSLILLVFTVVLPLIFTFLIAFTNYRYNNAPPAKLVEWIGFSNFTSIFQIDIWRDTFVSVLGWTLVWTVASTVGVIAIGIFLAVLLNQEGLRFRRLFRSILILSWAVPAFITILIFRSMFNESFGVFNTTILPAFGLDPISWMTDPTATRSALILIQWWLGFPFIMTLMTGVLQSIPGDLYEAATIDGATIFDKFRLITLPMLLFATAPILITQFTFNFNNFNLIYLFNGGGPAVPGQTAGGTDILISWIYKLSLGANPQYGLAAAITLILSFFIMTLAVIQFRRTKSFKDEDMI
- a CDS encoding extracellular solute-binding protein, with amino-acid sequence MKMKKMVAGLSTAVFAFGALAACGGGTDNGSTNEGGSSSENKPEKIVIWEDNDKSETTKEVAKAFEEEHGVKVEVVEVQMTDQKDKLALDGPAGKGPDIVLIPHDQIGTIVDQGHLAPIADEGSLDAFTDSAKSAVMFDGQAYGYPKSVETPVLMYNKDLLAEAPASMDDLYKLSNDVKADGQYGFLALWDNFYFAHGVVAGFGGYVFKEDGGALDPTDIGLNNEGAVEGFEYIGKWYEEGLFPKGLIGESGGQAMDQLFTEKKAHSVMNGPWAVASYTEAGVNLGAAPMPTLPNGEPIKTFMGVKTYALSAYTENQEWAEKFLQELTNEENALAMFETYNEIPPVAALESNETITSNEVAKAVFDQATNAIPMPNIPEMGQVWEPMAQALQLVATGKQDAQKSADDAVKVIEQQIQANNQ
- a CDS encoding glycoside hydrolase family 13 protein; translation: MIKEAIYHRAMSPFVYKYDRETIHIRFHTKRNDIQSVDLIWNDPYDWHSEDPAMWNFDPDKPSFWRTFETPMEKIGHDDQYDYWFIAVKPPFRRLRYGFRLHDGNETAVFTEKGWFEDKPLDDTGYYFCVPFINPIDIFHAPSWVKDTVWYQIFPDRFGNGDPSLNPEETLPWNSTEPTITNFFGGDFQGVIDHIDHLVDLGITGIYFCPIFKATTNHKYDTLDYMEIDPQFGTKEKFKELVDLLHANGIKVMLDAVFNHVGYHHPWFQDVVENGSHSEYRDWFYLRDFPIETTPKPNYDTFAFEKNMPKINTEHPALKAYLLEVARYWVEEFGIDGWRLDVANEVDHAFWRDFRRTVKQANPDAYILGEIWHDAQPWLQGDQFDAVMNYPFTNASLNYFALDRTTASQFRDELTRVEMMNTMNVNEVTFNLIDSHDTPRALTRAKGHKGKFKLLMTSMLTYTGSPCIYYGDEIGLEGEQDPGCRRCMPWDEEQEDRELFRFTKKLIQLRKDHPVLANSGTYRFNLVDDEDNALIIERCTKDETYLIYFNNSDTTSVLNPLGHTGSAYDLLNDRDLDSLEVELAPYGTAILKMK
- a CDS encoding MATE family efflux transporter; the protein is MPNKDTEQLSLFKISWPIFIELALHMGTGIIATLMLAHYSDAAASAVGVANQLLNVFLIVFSVTSVGATILIGQAIGAGRMKKSRDFARSAVSLNMWLGVVMVTVVFLFGETFLRLFGLSDELFAHGLLFLQIVGLSLFTEALIMALSAVLRSHGMTKHAMLATLLIDVITAIGAMLAVTGWFGLPVTGVAGVAWAIVIARFAAMVLLFWIVKRRLMLRFPIKELIRPQGDDIKALLQIGVPSAGENLSYQFSQIIITGFIATMGEASLAARVYVMNLSMLAFLFTVAIAQGTQLLIARDIGGKRFKEAYTRAVRTLKIAMFSSLVASLGLAVFGKSLLGLFTSNPDIIAVGIPILWATLILEPGRAMNIVLMGSLKSVGDVRFPVMIGIASMWGVAVVFSYVFGLQMGLGILGIWLAFSLDEWFRGFFAFRRWKYGTWQQKGFQFEAKPTS